Proteins from a single region of Candidatus Binatia bacterium:
- a CDS encoding choice-of-anchor tandem repeat GloVer-containing protein, with protein MSTTGTEKVLYSFHGGSSDGANPAGNLIDVNGTLYGTTEYGGGGCPDLGCGTVYRISTTGTETMLHSFADSSSDDGYAPLAGLIDVNGTLYGTTKYGGANCESFLGCGTVYSISTSGSEKVLFSFGGSPDGAWPISGLINVKGTLYGTTFTGGSSGHGTVYRITTTGTEKVLHSFSNSPDGASPTAGLIDVNGTLYGTTKTGGGTPCGTSFYLGCGVVYSITTTGKEKVLHSFVPASDGPYYPLGGLVEVRGTMYGTTEAGGQCGDSCGVVYSVTTAGYLTTLHYFLGGSDGENPDTAMIDVNGTLYGTTPSGGSLKCDHHRGCGTVFALTP; from the coding sequence GTGAGCACCACTGGCACGGAGAAAGTCCTGTACAGCTTCCATGGCGGCAGCTCCGACGGGGCCAACCCGGCCGGGAATTTGATCGACGTGAACGGCACGCTATATGGCACGACCGAATACGGCGGTGGCGGATGCCCTGATCTTGGCTGCGGGACCGTGTACAGAATTAGCACGACCGGAACCGAGACGATGCTCCATAGCTTCGCTGATAGCTCATCCGACGACGGATATGCCCCGCTCGCGGGTTTGATCGACGTCAATGGCACTTTGTACGGCACGACGAAATATGGCGGCGCAAACTGTGAGAGCTTTCTGGGCTGCGGAACCGTTTACAGCATTAGCACGAGCGGCTCGGAAAAAGTGCTCTTCAGTTTCGGTGGCAGCCCCGACGGGGCGTGGCCAATCTCGGGCTTGATCAACGTGAAGGGTACTTTGTACGGCACGACGTTCACGGGCGGTTCATCCGGCCACGGAACGGTTTATCGCATAACCACAACCGGTACCGAGAAAGTGCTGCATAGCTTCAGCAACTCGCCGGACGGAGCGAGCCCCACCGCGGGGCTGATCGACGTGAACGGCACCCTGTACGGCACGACGAAAACTGGCGGCGGCACGCCGTGTGGGACGTCCTTTTACTTGGGCTGCGGAGTCGTTTACAGTATTACCACTACCGGCAAGGAGAAGGTGCTGCACAGCTTCGTTCCAGCCAGCGACGGTCCGTATTATCCGTTGGGCGGTTTGGTAGAAGTGAGGGGGACCATGTACGGCACGACAGAGGCCGGCGGGCAGTGCGGCGACAGTTGCGGAGTCGTTTACAGCGTTACCACGGCCGGCTATCTGACGACGCTCCACTACTTCCTTGGGGGCTCCGATGGGGAGAACCCCGATACCGCCATGATCGATGTCAACGGTACTCTTTATGGGACGACGCCCAGCGGCGGGAGTTTGAAGTGCGATCATCACCGCGGCTGCGGAACCGTCTTCGCATTGACTCCATAA
- the aroQ gene encoding type II 3-dehydroquinate dehydratase: MRVLVLHGPNLNLLGERQPEIYGTETLAEVNATIAQEAKMLDLEVRCEQYNSEGRIIDALHAARGAYAGVVINPGAYAHYSYAIADAIAAIGIPVVEVHLSNIAAREAFRRTSVTAAACRGTVSGLGARGYVSALRALSEIISA, from the coding sequence ATGCGCGTTCTCGTGTTGCACGGACCAAACCTCAACCTGCTCGGCGAACGCCAGCCGGAAATCTATGGGACGGAGACCCTCGCCGAAGTGAACGCTACGATCGCACAGGAAGCGAAAATGCTCGACCTAGAGGTCCGCTGCGAGCAGTATAACTCGGAGGGCCGGATCATCGACGCTCTCCACGCCGCGAGGGGCGCGTACGCGGGCGTCGTCATCAACCCGGGCGCGTACGCGCACTACTCGTACGCAATCGCGGACGCGATCGCGGCGATCGGCATTCCCGTCGTAGAAGTGCATCTTTCGAACATCGCGGCGCGCGAGGCGTTCCGGCGGACCAGCGTGACGGCGGCCGCCTGCCGCGGGACCGTCAGCGGGCTGGGAGCGCGCGGGTACGTCTCGGCGCTGCGTGCGCTGTCCGAAATCATTTCCGCGTAG
- the hslO gene encoding Hsp33 family molecular chaperone HslO, giving the protein MPDTLFAASAPDAAVALVAAITTDLVVEIRDRHDLWPTATAAVGRLTTGAALFGAQLKGNERISLQIAGSGPLGTLAAEAWLLDERTVAARGYAQNGRVDLPIDARGKFDVSGAVGKGSLQVTRSSEIGQPYVGVVPLRSGEIAEDLAVYLAQSEQIPSVVAIGVLANPDGVVAAGGVLARALPGTDERALAELERRAALMPPVTQLIANGADAGALLHELAGDWKLQSQHEMAVRFACRCSRAKVEAVLLGLGADELLRLSRERDGTEATCEYCKLRYFFTTSEVEELLARV; this is encoded by the coding sequence ATGCCCGATACGCTGTTCGCAGCATCCGCGCCCGACGCCGCAGTCGCCCTCGTCGCCGCGATCACTACCGATCTGGTCGTAGAGATCCGCGACCGGCACGACCTCTGGCCCACGGCGACCGCCGCCGTGGGGCGCCTTACCACGGGTGCTGCGCTGTTCGGCGCCCAGCTGAAAGGCAACGAGCGCATCTCGCTGCAGATCGCGGGGAGCGGCCCGCTCGGAACGCTGGCGGCCGAGGCGTGGTTATTAGATGAGCGCACGGTCGCCGCGCGCGGATACGCGCAAAACGGGCGGGTGGATCTTCCGATCGACGCACGCGGTAAGTTTGACGTCTCGGGGGCGGTCGGGAAGGGATCGCTTCAGGTTACGCGCTCGAGTGAAATCGGGCAGCCGTACGTTGGCGTGGTTCCGCTTCGCTCGGGCGAGATCGCCGAGGATCTCGCGGTGTATCTCGCTCAGTCGGAGCAGATACCCAGCGTCGTCGCAATCGGCGTGCTGGCCAATCCGGACGGCGTCGTTGCAGCCGGCGGAGTTCTCGCGCGAGCGCTGCCGGGTACCGACGAACGCGCGCTAGCCGAGCTGGAACGGCGCGCGGCCTTGATGCCGCCCGTGACGCAGCTGATCGCGAACGGCGCCGATGCGGGCGCACTGCTGCACGAGCTCGCGGGCGATTGGAAGCTACAATCCCAGCACGAGATGGCCGTGCGATTCGCCTGTCGGTGCAGCCGCGCGAAGGTCGAAGCCGTGCTCTTGGGCCTCGGCGCCGACGAGCTGTTGCGGCTGTCGCGAGAACGCGACGGCACCGAAGCGACCTGCGAGTATTGCAAGTTGCGCTACTTCTTCACCACCTCCGAGGTCGAGGAGCTGCTGGCGCGCGTCTAG
- a CDS encoding HU family DNA-binding protein: MTKADVVDAVATEAALSRRQAGQIVDFILNEIQGALQKGDRVALNPFGSFVVRARQAREGRNPKTGEKIQIAARNVPAFVAGSSLKDAVGGHASRAKKPMKKSNGL; the protein is encoded by the coding sequence TTGACGAAGGCCGACGTAGTTGATGCGGTAGCCACAGAGGCAGCTCTGTCGAGGCGTCAGGCTGGTCAGATAGTGGACTTCATCCTAAATGAAATTCAAGGAGCGTTGCAAAAGGGCGACCGCGTCGCGCTGAACCCGTTCGGAAGTTTCGTCGTTCGCGCGCGTCAGGCGCGCGAGGGGCGCAATCCGAAAACCGGTGAGAAGATACAAATCGCCGCGCGCAACGTGCCGGCGTTTGTCGCCGGGAGCTCCTTGAAGGATGCGGTCGGCGGCCACGCATCGCGTGCGAAGAAGCCGATGAAAAAATCGAACGGGCTGTAG
- the tyrS gene encoding tyrosine--tRNA ligase, with translation MSHAADALLDGFEHVETSAEFRERLATGRPLRVKLGIDPTSADLHLGFMVVLHQLALFAEAGHRVTLIIGDFTARIGDPSGRNVTRPQLTRDEIEANMQTYREQAGKVLDLERVELRYNSEWLDRLSPSDFVKLLAKTTVAQMLERNDFRERYDAGVAISLHELLYPVAQAYDSVAIEADVELGGTDQLFNLLLGRQYQREFGQLPQICATVPLLVGLDGEKKMSKSLGNYVGVAEAPSDQFGKLMKISDELMPIYARLAAFRSKFDSAKLATDLAAGRANPMEEKKRLAEEIVTRYHGAPAAAGAREFFERTVQRKEIPTESLPEIDLGECKRVAEVVVKAGFAESRRAAERLISGNAVKIDGRPVSDPNAPWLAAAPAVLSVGSRRFARVLPRR, from the coding sequence GTGAGCCACGCGGCCGACGCGCTGCTGGACGGTTTCGAGCACGTCGAAACGAGCGCGGAGTTCCGCGAGCGTCTAGCGACGGGCAGGCCGCTGCGCGTCAAGCTGGGCATCGATCCGACCAGTGCCGACCTGCACCTCGGCTTCATGGTCGTTCTGCATCAGCTCGCGCTGTTCGCGGAGGCCGGGCACCGGGTCACGCTGATCATCGGCGATTTCACGGCGCGGATCGGTGATCCGAGCGGCCGGAACGTGACCCGTCCGCAGCTGACGCGCGACGAGATCGAAGCGAACATGCAGACCTACCGCGAACAGGCGGGCAAGGTGCTAGATCTGGAGCGCGTCGAGCTGCGCTACAACTCGGAGTGGCTCGATCGGCTCTCGCCTTCGGACTTCGTGAAGCTGCTCGCTAAGACTACGGTCGCGCAGATGCTCGAGCGCAACGACTTTCGCGAGCGTTACGACGCCGGCGTCGCGATCTCGCTCCACGAGCTGCTCTATCCGGTCGCGCAGGCGTACGATTCGGTCGCGATCGAAGCCGACGTAGAGCTGGGCGGTACGGACCAGCTCTTCAACCTGCTGCTGGGGCGCCAGTACCAGCGCGAGTTCGGGCAGCTTCCGCAGATCTGCGCGACGGTGCCGCTGCTCGTCGGTCTGGACGGCGAGAAGAAGATGAGCAAGTCGCTCGGGAACTACGTCGGCGTCGCGGAGGCGCCCAGCGATCAGTTCGGCAAGCTCATGAAGATCTCGGACGAGCTCATGCCGATCTACGCGCGGCTGGCCGCGTTCCGCTCGAAGTTCGACAGCGCCAAGCTCGCGACGGATCTGGCCGCGGGACGTGCTAATCCGATGGAAGAGAAGAAGCGCCTCGCGGAAGAGATCGTGACGCGCTACCACGGGGCGCCGGCCGCGGCGGGCGCGCGCGAATTCTTCGAGCGGACCGTCCAGCGCAAGGAAATCCCGACCGAATCGCTGCCCGAAATCGATTTGGGCGAGTGCAAGCGCGTCGCAGAGGTCGTCGTGAAGGCGGGCTTTGCCGAGAGCCGCCGCGCGGCGGAGCGGCTGATCTCGGGCAACGCCGTGAAGATCGACGGACGACCGGTGAGCGATCCGAACGCGCCGTGGTTGGCCGCGGCTCCCGCCGTGCTGTCGGTGGGCTCGCGCCGGTTTGCGCGGGTGCTGCCTCGGCGCTAG